A stretch of Microbacterium sp. LWH3-1.2 DNA encodes these proteins:
- a CDS encoding acetylxylan esterase: MPRFDLSPAELADYAPDVREPADFDAFWAETLAQSRQWDASPDLVRLETPYALVDIFDVTFPGFGGDPIKAWLTLPTGAGGPLPAVVEYQGYGGGRGLAGERLGWAAAGYAHLFMDTRGQGSMWGSGGDTLDPHGTGPSSSGFMTRGIEDPETYYYRRVFTDAVRAVDAVRTLPQIDAGRIALCGASQGGGIAIAAAGLSDDIVAVMPDVPFLCHFERAVGLTGDDPYQEVVRYLAVHRGRDERVFETLSYFDGVNMAKRADAAALYSVALMDTICPPSTVYAAFNRHSTATKQIEVYTHNGHEGGQAFQFPKQARFFGDLL, translated from the coding sequence GTGCCGAGATTCGATCTGTCCCCCGCGGAACTCGCGGACTACGCCCCCGACGTTCGCGAACCCGCCGACTTCGACGCCTTCTGGGCCGAGACCCTCGCGCAGTCGCGGCAGTGGGATGCGTCCCCCGACCTCGTGCGCCTCGAGACGCCGTACGCACTGGTCGACATCTTCGACGTGACGTTCCCCGGCTTCGGCGGCGACCCGATCAAGGCGTGGCTGACGCTCCCCACCGGCGCCGGGGGCCCGCTCCCCGCGGTCGTCGAGTACCAGGGCTACGGCGGCGGACGCGGTCTCGCCGGCGAGCGCCTCGGCTGGGCAGCCGCGGGTTACGCGCACCTCTTCATGGACACTCGCGGCCAGGGATCGATGTGGGGCTCCGGCGGCGACACCCTCGACCCGCACGGCACCGGACCCTCCTCGTCGGGCTTCATGACGCGCGGCATCGAGGACCCTGAGACGTACTACTACCGCCGCGTCTTCACGGATGCCGTGCGCGCTGTCGACGCGGTGCGCACGCTGCCGCAGATCGATGCCGGCCGCATCGCACTGTGCGGCGCGAGCCAGGGCGGCGGCATCGCGATCGCAGCGGCAGGCCTGTCGGACGACATCGTCGCCGTCATGCCCGACGTGCCGTTCCTCTGCCACTTCGAGCGCGCCGTCGGCCTCACGGGCGATGACCCGTACCAGGAGGTCGTGCGCTATCTCGCGGTCCACCGCGGTCGCGACGAGCGCGTGTTCGAGACGCTGTCGTACTTCGACGGCGTGAACATGGCGAAGCGAGCGGATGCTGCGGCCCTCTACTCCGTCGCGCTCATGGACACCATCTGCCCGCCGTCCACCGTGTACGCGGCGTTCAACCGCCACTCGACCGCGACGAAGCAGATCGAGGTCTACACGCACAACGGTCACGAGGGCGGCCAGGCGTTCCAGTTCCCGAAGCAAGCCCGCTTCTTCGGCGACCTGCTCTAG
- a CDS encoding GNAT family N-acetyltransferase translates to MGELRLVELSAATIVAVNNMSLKPGQEEYLSPVSYGIAATVVNPQTTWQRVVLDGEEVVAFVSGNFDPDDPQEHFRSVLWRINVDADDQGRGVGRFAVAGLLEEARNRGMDHVNVIYEAGEGGPQAFFERVGFTPVGETEYGEVIAEIRL, encoded by the coding sequence ATGGGTGAACTGCGACTCGTCGAACTGTCCGCCGCGACCATCGTGGCGGTCAACAATATGTCGCTCAAGCCCGGCCAGGAGGAGTACCTGTCGCCGGTGAGCTACGGCATCGCCGCGACGGTCGTGAACCCGCAGACGACCTGGCAGCGCGTGGTCCTCGACGGCGAGGAGGTCGTCGCCTTCGTCAGCGGCAACTTCGACCCCGACGATCCGCAGGAGCACTTCCGCTCGGTGCTCTGGCGCATCAACGTCGACGCCGACGACCAGGGCCGCGGCGTCGGCCGCTTCGCGGTGGCCGGGCTCCTCGAAGAGGCCCGGAACCGCGGAATGGACCACGTGAACGTCATCTACGAGGCCGGCGAAGGCGGTCCGCAGGCATTCTTCGAGCGCGTGGGCTTCACACCGGTCGGCGAGACCGAGTACGGTGAAGTCATCGCAGAGATCCGCCTCTGA
- a CDS encoding NADP-dependent isocitrate dehydrogenase, translating to MTDSTIIYTYTDEAPALATASFLPIVQAVTRQAGVDVETRDISLAGRILAAFPQSLTPEQQVGDALAELGGLATLPEANIIKLPNISASIPQLKAAIAELQAQGYDIPDYPDEAQSLEDKDVRARYDRIKGSAVNPVLREGNSDRRAPLSVKSYARKHPHRNKAFGEGSKTRVATLGHDDFKSNEKTTVIPADDVLSIRFVAADGTTTELKTGIKVLPGEIVDGTFLSAAALDAFLAETLETAKSEDVLYSVHLKATMMKVSDPIIFGHVVKAYYADVFDTFGDKIAEAGLTPNDGLGAILAGLADVEGGGEIAAAFAAATDTPRLSYVNSDKGITNLHVPSDVIVDASMPALVRNGGKLWGADGGEADTLAVIPDSSYAGVYQTVIDDVIAHGPLDPATIGTVPNVGLMAQAAEEYGSHDKTFELAAAGTVQVVNHAGDVLLEHAVQQGDIWRATQTKDVAIRDWVKLAVARARATGAPAVFWLDENRSHDAALIAKVKTYLADHDTDGLTIEILAPAAATQYSLDRLRKGEDTISVTGNVLRDYLTDLFPILEVGTSAKMLSIVPLLAGGGLFETGAGGSAPKHVQQLLAEDYLRWDSLGEFFALAASLEHLADFTGNVKARVLADTLDAATGTFLENDKSPGRALGTIDNRGSHFYLALYWTQELAKQQADPELAAAFGPVAEALAANEQKIVEELLAVQGSAVEIGGYYRPDADLVAGVMRPSQTFNEVIDAL from the coding sequence GTGACCGACTCGACCATCATCTACACCTACACCGACGAGGCGCCGGCCCTCGCGACCGCCTCATTCCTGCCGATCGTGCAGGCCGTGACCCGCCAGGCGGGAGTGGACGTCGAGACGCGCGACATCTCGCTCGCGGGCCGCATCCTCGCGGCGTTCCCGCAGAGCCTGACGCCCGAGCAGCAGGTCGGCGACGCGCTGGCCGAGCTCGGCGGTCTCGCGACGCTCCCCGAGGCCAACATCATCAAGCTGCCGAACATCTCGGCCTCCATCCCGCAGCTCAAGGCCGCGATCGCCGAGCTGCAGGCGCAGGGCTACGACATCCCGGACTACCCGGACGAGGCGCAGTCCCTCGAAGACAAGGACGTGCGCGCGCGCTACGACCGCATCAAGGGCTCGGCCGTGAACCCCGTGCTCCGCGAGGGCAACAGCGACCGCCGTGCGCCGCTGTCGGTGAAGAGCTACGCGCGCAAGCACCCGCACCGCAACAAGGCGTTCGGCGAGGGCTCGAAGACCCGCGTCGCGACGCTCGGCCACGACGACTTCAAGTCGAACGAGAAGACCACCGTCATCCCCGCCGACGACGTGCTCTCGATCCGCTTCGTCGCCGCCGACGGCACCACGACGGAGCTGAAGACCGGCATCAAGGTGCTCCCCGGCGAGATCGTCGACGGCACATTCCTCTCGGCGGCCGCGCTCGACGCGTTCCTCGCCGAGACGCTCGAGACGGCCAAGAGCGAGGATGTGCTCTACTCGGTGCACCTCAAGGCCACGATGATGAAGGTCAGCGACCCGATTATCTTCGGTCACGTCGTGAAGGCGTACTACGCCGACGTGTTCGACACCTTCGGCGACAAGATCGCCGAGGCGGGCCTCACCCCCAACGACGGACTGGGCGCGATCCTCGCAGGCCTGGCGGACGTCGAGGGCGGTGGCGAGATCGCCGCCGCGTTCGCCGCCGCGACCGACACCCCGCGCCTGTCGTACGTGAACTCCGACAAGGGCATCACCAACCTCCACGTGCCGTCCGACGTCATCGTCGACGCGTCCATGCCCGCGCTCGTCCGCAACGGCGGCAAGCTGTGGGGCGCCGACGGCGGCGAGGCCGACACCCTGGCCGTCATCCCCGACTCGTCGTACGCGGGCGTCTACCAGACCGTGATCGACGACGTCATCGCGCACGGCCCGCTCGACCCCGCGACCATCGGCACCGTCCCGAACGTCGGTCTCATGGCGCAGGCCGCCGAGGAGTACGGCAGCCACGACAAGACCTTCGAGCTCGCCGCTGCCGGCACCGTCCAGGTCGTGAACCATGCCGGCGACGTGCTCCTCGAGCATGCCGTGCAGCAGGGCGACATCTGGCGCGCGACCCAGACCAAGGACGTCGCGATCCGCGACTGGGTGAAGCTGGCGGTCGCGCGCGCTCGCGCCACCGGCGCCCCCGCGGTGTTCTGGCTCGATGAGAACCGCTCGCACGACGCGGCGCTCATCGCCAAGGTCAAGACGTACCTCGCCGACCACGACACCGACGGGCTCACGATCGAGATCCTCGCCCCCGCCGCGGCGACCCAGTACTCGCTGGACCGCCTGCGCAAGGGCGAAGACACCATCTCGGTGACCGGCAACGTGCTGCGCGACTACCTCACCGACCTGTTCCCGATCCTCGAGGTCGGCACGAGCGCCAAGATGCTGTCCATCGTCCCGCTCCTCGCGGGGGGCGGCCTCTTCGAGACCGGCGCGGGCGGCTCGGCCCCCAAGCACGTGCAGCAGCTCCTCGCCGAGGACTACCTGCGCTGGGACTCGCTCGGCGAGTTCTTCGCGCTCGCCGCGTCGCTGGAGCACCTGGCCGACTTCACCGGCAACGTGAAGGCGCGGGTGCTGGCCGACACGTTGGATGCCGCCACGGGCACGTTCCTCGAGAACGACAAGTCGCCCGGCCGCGCGCTCGGCACGATCGACAACCGCGGCAGCCACTTCTATCTCGCGCTCTACTGGACGCAGGAGCTCGCGAAGCAGCAGGCCGACCCCGAGCTCGCGGCGGCCTTCGGTCCCGTGGCCGAGGCGCTCGCGGCGAACGAGCAGAAGATCGTCGAAGAGCTCCTCGCGGTTCAGGGCTCGGCCGTCGAGATCGGCGGCTATTATCGCCCGGACGCCGACCTGGTCGCGGGTGTCATGCGGCCGTCGCAGACCTTCAACGAGGTCATCGACGCGCTCTGA
- a CDS encoding L,D-transpeptidase family protein: MTNLATESQAGKASVGDAVQAEQAVEDEQTAAADTAAPEAVDETDAEPPADAETAEPAAPAVADDSPAADSADAPAQPDDPEPEAEHDAKVEPEGEAEPADDADPEAHPDPEPEAEHDAKVEPEGEAEPADDADPEAHPDPEPEAEHDAKVEPEGEDTQVEASVTTDTDTDAETVAVATAVLTPAAATALAPTADLSAETATAVGTATAPADGSPAFAWAPAEPQPKKKHTALWISAAAGVAVVGLVVSSLVLIAPGTAVAGVPVGWLTPGAAAAAIEQRLGETTVVLTGAGEDAEVTGAELGAAVDAQALADAAFAQHPMWNPTAWFATTDAEIELDPAAATEALREAAPQLYTDATEATLAYDAATASYVSTPAVAGTGIDVAAVQGAIQAAFEAGETRVQLDPVSADVPAAISTETADATAAQLNGMLDTAGFYVGEERTVPIDRATLAAWLTVTPDPENAAYEITADEAAIQAVVDGLPAAVDRPAENGAVITNSAGKVLREEAPGISGREVGDTSGLASDFAAQLATGDAVFQTPVTEVAPVVATLARTIEVDLSSQTATLFENGSAIRSYPISSGLSGTPTPTGHFTVNAYTRVQDMGALCYNPAAVNSYCTKDVPWITWFAPDIAFHGASAFRSRLGVPQSHGCVNMWNDDAKFVYDWTARGTEVWVHA; this comes from the coding sequence GTGACGAATCTGGCGACCGAGTCGCAGGCCGGAAAGGCGTCCGTCGGCGACGCCGTCCAGGCCGAGCAGGCCGTCGAGGACGAGCAGACCGCAGCGGCGGACACTGCGGCACCTGAGGCGGTGGACGAGACGGATGCGGAGCCCCCGGCGGACGCCGAAACGGCAGAGCCCGCCGCGCCCGCGGTCGCGGATGACTCCCCCGCAGCCGACAGCGCGGACGCGCCGGCGCAACCCGACGACCCCGAGCCGGAGGCGGAACACGACGCGAAGGTCGAGCCCGAGGGCGAGGCCGAGCCTGCGGACGACGCCGACCCCGAAGCGCACCCGGACCCCGAGCCGGAGGCGGAACACGACGCGAAGGTCGAGCCCGAGGGCGAGGCCGAGCCTGCGGACGACGCCGACCCCGAAGCGCACCCGGACCCCGAGCCGGAGGCGGAACACGACGCGAAGGTCGAGCCCGAGGGCGAGGACACCCAGGTCGAGGCATCCGTCACCACCGACACCGACACCGACGCAGAGACCGTCGCCGTCGCGACCGCCGTGCTGACGCCGGCAGCCGCGACCGCTCTCGCGCCCACTGCGGATCTCTCCGCCGAGACGGCGACCGCCGTCGGCACCGCTACCGCTCCCGCGGACGGCTCGCCCGCCTTCGCGTGGGCGCCCGCCGAGCCCCAGCCGAAGAAGAAGCACACGGCGCTCTGGATCAGCGCGGCGGCCGGCGTGGCCGTGGTCGGGCTCGTGGTCTCGTCGCTCGTGCTCATCGCGCCCGGCACCGCGGTCGCCGGCGTGCCGGTCGGCTGGCTCACACCCGGCGCGGCTGCGGCGGCCATCGAGCAGCGCCTCGGCGAGACGACCGTCGTGCTCACAGGCGCCGGCGAGGACGCCGAGGTCACCGGTGCCGAGCTCGGCGCTGCAGTCGATGCCCAGGCGCTCGCCGACGCCGCGTTCGCACAGCATCCGATGTGGAACCCGACGGCGTGGTTCGCCACGACCGACGCGGAGATCGAGCTCGACCCCGCGGCGGCCACCGAAGCACTGCGCGAGGCCGCGCCGCAGCTCTACACCGACGCCACCGAAGCGACGCTCGCGTACGACGCGGCAACCGCGTCGTACGTCTCAACGCCCGCGGTCGCCGGCACCGGGATCGACGTGGCCGCCGTCCAGGGCGCGATCCAGGCGGCATTCGAGGCCGGCGAGACCCGCGTGCAGCTCGACCCGGTCTCCGCCGACGTCCCTGCCGCCATCTCGACCGAGACCGCCGATGCGACCGCCGCGCAGCTGAACGGCATGCTCGACACCGCCGGCTTCTACGTGGGCGAAGAGCGCACCGTCCCGATCGATCGGGCGACGCTGGCCGCCTGGCTGACCGTCACGCCCGATCCGGAGAACGCCGCCTACGAGATCACCGCCGACGAGGCGGCCATCCAGGCCGTGGTCGACGGGCTTCCGGCGGCCGTCGACCGGCCGGCCGAGAACGGCGCGGTCATCACCAACTCGGCGGGCAAGGTGCTCCGCGAGGAGGCGCCCGGGATCTCGGGACGCGAGGTCGGCGACACCTCCGGACTGGCCTCAGACTTCGCCGCCCAGCTGGCGACGGGCGACGCGGTGTTCCAGACGCCCGTGACCGAGGTCGCGCCCGTCGTCGCGACGCTCGCCCGCACGATCGAGGTAGACCTGTCCAGCCAGACAGCGACCCTCTTCGAGAACGGCAGCGCGATCCGCTCGTACCCGATCTCTTCGGGGCTGTCCGGCACGCCGACGCCCACCGGCCATTTCACCGTGAACGCCTACACCCGCGTCCAGGACATGGGCGCGCTGTGCTACAACCCGGCCGCCGTGAACAGCTATTGCACGAAGGACGTGCCCTGGATCACGTGGTTCGCGCCGGACATCGCGTTCCACGGCGCCTCGGCGTTCCGCAGCCGTCTCGGAGTGCCGCAGAGCCATGGCTGCGTCAACATGTGGAACGACGACGCCAAGTTCGTCTACGACTGGACGGCGCGCGGCACCGAGGTGTGGGTCCACGCCTGA